A single region of the Drosophila miranda strain MSH22 chromosome 2, D.miranda_PacBio2.1, whole genome shotgun sequence genome encodes:
- the LOC108156323 gene encoding serine/threonine-protein kinase stk11, whose translation MTVTSTHTMEAPVKAGHHHHHQGDGGGGGGGGGQQLGSNKSVDGAGKEPLDEDAVDDEMTVLLANTNFHYDAASELDEAFVELKEGEETAEGVARAGSFYNEPELLEEHPHPQVTWLDDDEIETLDRVTLDMGNVFFNRVDSQDIIYQQKKKNIKMVGKYIMGDVLGEGSYGKVKEAMNSEDLCRLAVKILTKRKLRRIPNGEQNVTREIHLLKQLKHPNIVELVDVLYNDEKQKMYLVMEYCVGGLQEMVDYQPDKKMPLFQAHGYFHQLVDGLEYLHSCRVIHKDIKPGNLLLSLDQTLKISDFGVAEQLDLFSPDDTCTTGQGSPAFQPPEIANGHETFAGFKVDIWSSGVTLFNLATGQYPFEGDNIYRLLENIGRGQWVAPDWLYELDPDFAKLILGMLQADPSARLSLQQIRKDTWFISAPPATGPPIPIPPLKGDKYRCSTVLPYLEAYHYGNEHDQEDVYFTEHDVNQELARQAAAAASEIRAKQSAAAHAACHTYEHPSTSAAAAAAATAAGQSLGNGNRDEMPAKKKGSALKRRAKKLTSCISVRKLSHCRTS comes from the exons ATGACTGTGACCAGCACACATACAATGGAGGCACCAGTCAAAGCAggacatcatcatcatcatcagggcgacggaggaggaggaggaggaggcggtggCCAGCAGCTCGGCTCCAACAAGTCTGTCGATGGGGCCGGCAAGGAGCCGTTGGATGAGGACGCCGTGGACGACGAGATGACAGTACTGCTGGCCAATACAAACTTTCACTATGATGCGGCATCCGAGCTGGACGAGGCATTTGTGGAGCTCAAGGAAGGTGAAGAAACGGCAGAGGGCGTGGCCAGGGCGGGCAGCTTTTATAATGAGCCCGAGCTGCTAGAAGAACACCCACACCCGCAGGTCACTTGGCTGGATGACGACGAGATCGAGACACTGGACCGCGTCACTCTGGACATGGGCAACGTGTTCTTCAACCGGGTCGACAGTCAGGACATTATCTATCAGCAGAAGAAAAAGAACATTAAAATGGTCGGCAAGTACATAATGGGCGATGTTCTGGGGGAGGGCTCGTACGGGAAAGTGAAGGAGGCAATGAACTCGGAGGACCTCTGCCGCCTCGCCGTCAAGATACTCACGAAGCGCAAGCTGCGCCGCATACCCAACGGTGAGCAGAACGTAACGAGGGAGATCCACCTTCTGAAGCAGCTGAAGCACCCGAATATTGTGGAGCTAGTGGATGTCCTCTACAACGATGAGAAGCAGAAGATGTATTTGGTGATGGAGTACTGCGTGGGAGGTTTGCAGGAAATGGTTGACTATCAGCCCGACAAGAAGATGCCATTGTTCCAGGCGCACGGCTACTTCCACCAGCTGGTCGATGGCCTGGAGTACTTACACAGCTGCCGCGTCATTCACAAGGACATAAAACCCGGCAACCTGCTACTGTCCTTGGACCAAACACTGAAGATTTCCGACTTCGGCGTTGCGGAGCAATTGGATCTCTTTTCGCCGGACGACACATGCACAACGGGACAGGGCTCGCCAGCATTTCAGCCGCCAGAGATTGCCAATGGCCACGAAACGTTCGCTGGATTCAAAGTGGACATCTGGAGCAGCGGCGTCACACT CTTCAACTTGGCCACAGGACAGTACCCGTTCGAGGGCGATAACATCTATCGCCTACTGGAGAACATTGGTCGCGGGCAGTGGGTGGCGCCCGACTGGCTCTACGAGCTGGACCCAGACTTTGCCAAACTAATTTTAGGCATGCTGCAAGCAGATCCCAGTGCCCGCCTCTCGCTGCAGCAAATACGCAAGGACAC TTGGTTCATATCCGCACCGCCGGCCACCGGCCCACCGATACCCATTCCTCCACTGAAAGGCGACAAATACCGATGTTCCACAGTACTGCCTTACCTGGAAGCCTACCACTATGGCAACGAGCACGACCAGGAAGATGTGTATTTCACTGAGCACGATGTCAATC AGGAGTTGGCGCGACAAGCTGCAGCGGCCGCGTCTGAAATACGAGCAAAACAGTCAGCGGCAGCCCATGCTGCCTGCCACACTTACGAGCATCCCTCCACAagtgccgctgccgccgcagCAGCCACGGCGGCAGGACAGTCATTGGGCAATGGAAACAGAGACGAGATGCCGGCTAAGAAGAAAGGATCGGCGCTGAAGCGACGCGCAAAGAAGCTAACCTCGTGCATCTCGGTGCGCAAGCTGAGCCATTGCCGCACCTCGTAG
- the LOC108156322 gene encoding integrator complex subunit 5 → MNTNLEITKMSGCAQFDQLKYFVDTVADGHINPQLLTNPTLIKLALSFLDDMPATRDCVFKYFALLAEISVQLYVSPEMIDQKTGMPVSQVKQGGNRKQQMRAQDYESFNMVKTALQNLVWKGLPAWSTFIANWSLELVAKLSDKYTQRRMTITASCNYWLECSAMHGLMTLINSCFRKLTSAEEETCVKIMLNAFHRFPMTFDWIVARLGGCFPYKIILQILQCGIKRFVKDYRCHLDSEAGILDYMTSCHEQQLRAAFREMLKAGFAPMKPLDIAVVPFLLITTNYSDAILQSLVNVLVEIYSEDMCEVIIEKSPLWLSNKMFADMQPTLNNAVLRMNEHGATLLITAAKMAEKFVWCQDFLDNSMQELEQWVLKQRNFPLLADLAYEETKYMLWKSCLSKNLLEQQTAVRLLLVVSSQHPHIYYQTISQLLKKSYAQNPNGIGALIRLLGGQSGVVNFPGFTPGFEMVLEDITLHVQVNNRLPVPPGTPTEAYNTFSNLNMLAKMHKSKNVAPNIRSTQLTQALNECLPKIVQIFDCTVNKLVLKMDRDAAESSAAKFRAQHSSNNKREGLTDICNGNEYGKRPKTEPGENGTTSSPVDDEDACRMRLAHLIVDLLNNIEGGSCHTVLRTPVVLKLAVLSVKYFFVGLTEKTVIRRAAAAHRSYALLQRQCSARKIARTVCLRELVEGALFYHGHLLGQLEEYKLDELEIPEHEMLILQNLHTSSGANSNRSVLHSGIIGRGLRPVLPTNDRTCDAETQALYLKALNACCADLEKPNNVEGYSLVSLLLVELVSTDVMYNGLPFPDEEFTKVTMERDMQIRRAFITSPVLWAVLGLIAGHRPALCYSSVLLRALCATCLHHWRGKNVSKFQATAANDELMLCTKKLLQLLAMSQLIPPPLTNLHLIIEHFESAEIALLLRECIWNYLKDHVPSPALFHVDNNGLHWRNTSLAKVPPQYVDTLRHLMQRKLSKLGPHYHQMFIMAELMDSKPGPTGMAETTAAAATMLPASRLQIVELE, encoded by the exons ATGAATACAAATTTAGAAATAACAAAAATGTCGGGGTGTGCTCAGTTTGATCAACTGAAATACTTCGTAGATACGGTCGCCGATGGTCACATCAATCCACAATTGCTGACAAATCCAACGCTCATCAAGCTCGC TTTGAGCTTCCTTGATGACATGCCAGCGACGCGGGACTGTGTATTTAAATATTTCGCCCTCCTGGCCGAGATCAGCGTGCAGCTCTATGTGTCGCCCGAAATGATAGACCAGAAAACGGGAATGCCGGTGTCGCAGGTGAAGCAAGGAGGCAACCGCAAGCAACAGATGCGTGCCCAGGATTACGAGAGCTTCAACATGGTCAAGACAGCCCTTCAGAACTTGGTGTGGAAAGGTCTGCCTGCCTGGTCAACGTTTATTGCCAACTGGAGCCTGGAGCTGGTCGCGAAGCTCTCTGACAAGTATACCCAGCGCCGCATGACCATCACAGCATCCTGCAACTATTGGTTGGAATGCAGTGCCATGCACGGACTGATGACCCTCATCAACAGTTGTTTTCGCAAGCTAACCAGCGCCGAGGAAGAGACCTGCGTGAAAATAATGCTCAATGCCTTCCACCGGTTCCCCATGACCTTTGATTGGATTGTGGCACGTTTGGGCGGTTGTTTTCCATACAAAATCATTTTGCAGATTCTTCAGTGTGGCATCAAGCGCTTTGTTAAGGACTATCGCTGTCATCTGGACTCTGAGGCTGGCATCTTGGACTACATGACGTCGTGTCACGAGCAGCAGTTGCGTGCCGCATTTCGGGAGATGCTTAAGGCAGGCTTTGCTCCAATGAAACCGCTCGATATCGCAGTGGTTCCTTTTCTACTGATCACCACAAACTACTCGGATGCGATTCTTCAGAGCCTAGTCAATGTGCTTGTCGAAATAT ACTCGGAAGACATGTGCGAAGTGATTATAGAGAAGTCCCCACTTTGGCTAAGCAACAAGATGTTTGCTGACATGCAGCCGACTCTTAATAACGCAGTGCTACGGATGAACGAGCACGGAGCCACGCTTCTGATCACGGCGGCGAAAATGGCAGAGAAGTTTGTGTGGTGTCAGGACTTTCTGGACAACTCCAtgcaggagctggagcagtGGGTGCTAAAACAACGCAACTTCCCCCTTCTGGCAGATCTTGCCTACGAGGAGACGAAGTACATGCTCTGGAAGAGCTGTCTCAGCAAGAATCTCCTCGAACAGCAAACGGCTGTCCGTTTGCTACTCGTTGTCT CCTCCCAGCACCCGCATATATACTATCAGACGATATCCCAGCTGCTGAAGAAGTCCTACGCCCAGAACCCGAATGGGATAGGTGCACTCATCCGCCTGCTTGGCGGGCAAAGTGGCGTGGTCAACTTTCCCGGCTTTACGCCGGGTTTCGAAATGGTCTTGGAGGACATAACGCTGCACGTTCAAGTCAACAACCGCTTGCCCGTGCCTCCGGGAACTCCTACAGAAGCGTACAATACATTCTCCAACCTTAATATGCTGGCAAA AATGCATAAGAGCAAGAATGTAGCTCCCAACATCAGGTCGACGCAGTTGACCCAGGCTCTTAACGAATGTCTGCCCAAGATTGTACAAATCTTCGACTGCACCGTTAACAAACTAGTCCTGAAAATGGACAGAGATGCAGCCGAGAGCAGTGCTGCAAAGTTCAGGGCCCAACATTCCAGTAATAATAAGCGCGAGGGCCTGACGGATATTTGTAATGGTAATGAGTATGGGAAACGACCCAAAACGGAGCCAGGGGAGAATGGCACGACCAGTAGCCCTGTCGATGATGAGGATGCATGCCGTATGCGCCTGGCCCATCTCATTGTGGACCTCTTAAACAATATTGAAGGAGGATCCTGCCATACTGTGCTGCGCACTCCAGTGGTCCTTAAGCTAGCGGTGCTAAGCGTCAAGTATTTCTTTGTGGGTCTCACCGAGAAAA CCGTCATTCGTCGCGCCGCGGCCGCTCATCGGTCTTATGCCCTGCTGCAGCGCCAATGCTCTGCCCGCAAGATTGCTAGAACCGTCTGTCTGCGGGAACTTGTGGAGGGTGCCCTGTTCTATCACGGCCATCTCTTGGGCCAACTGGAGGAGTACAAGCTGGACGAGCTGGAAATACCCGAACATGAGATGCTCATTCTGCAAAACCTTCACACCAGCTCTGGGGCCAACTCGAATCGTTCGGTGCTCCACTCGGGAATCATTGGGCGTGGCCTGCGGCCAGTGTTGCCCACAAATGACCGAACGTGCGATGCGGAAACGCAGGCTCTATATCTAAAGGCATTGAATGCCTGCTGCGCCGACTTG GAAAAGCCGAACAATGTAGAAGGTTATTCGCTGGTCTCGCTTCTGCTGGTGGAGCTGGTCTCCACTGATGTCATGTACAATGGCCTGCCCTTCCCGGACGAGGAGTTCACAAAAGTCACAATGGAAAGAGATATGCAGATTAGGCGCGCCTTCATAACGTCCCCGGTTCTGTGGGCAGTCTTGGGTCTGATAGCGGGCCACAGACCCGCTCTCTGCTACTCATCAGTGCTTTTACGGGCCCTATGCGCCACGTGTTTGCATCACTGGCGCGGCAAAAATG TAAGCAAATTTCAGGCGACCGCGGCGAATGACGAGCTCATGCTCTGCACGAAgaagctgctgcagctgctggccaTGAGTCAGCTAATACCACCCCCGTTGACCAATCTGCATCTAATCATTGAACACTTCGAGTCGGCTGAG ATAGCCCTGTTGCTGCGCGAATGCATCTGGAACTACTTAAAGGACCATGTGCCCTCTCCAGCGCTGTTCCATGTAGACAACAATGGCCTACATTGGCGCAACACCAGTCTGGCCAAGGTTCCTCCTCAGTATGTAGACACGCTGCGGCATCTAATGCAAAGGAAACTCTCCAAGTTGGGTCCACACTATCACCAGATGTTCATCATGGCCGAGCTGATGGACAGCAAACCCGGTCCAACAGGAATGGCGGAgacaactgcagcagcagccacaatgCTGCCCGCCTCCAGGCTACAGATCGTCGAACTAGAATAA